The proteins below are encoded in one region of Bacillota bacterium:
- a CDS encoding tRNA threonylcarbamoyladenosine dehydratase, producing MTLRQQSLFARTQMLLGAEGLARLRDSTVAVFGVGGVGSFAVEALARAGIGHLIIFDHDVVDVTNINRQLPALVSTVGQPKAQLMAARVSEINPDAKVEARVEMFTETDVDLINPEWDYVVDAIDMVSAKVALIAGCVEKQVPIVAAMGAGNKLDPTRFLVEDISKTHTCPLAKVVRQKLRQRGIDHGVKVVFSTERPQTPHYPEGQPGKRVPGSVSYVPPVAGMILASVVVNDLVGASKG from the coding sequence ATGACGCTAAGGCAACAAAGTCTATTTGCCAGAACGCAGATGCTTCTGGGCGCTGAGGGTCTGGCCCGATTAAGGGACAGCACCGTGGCGGTGTTTGGAGTGGGAGGGGTCGGCTCCTTTGCCGTGGAGGCCTTGGCTAGGGCTGGAATTGGGCATTTGATCATCTTTGATCACGACGTAGTGGACGTCACCAACATTAATCGACAGTTACCGGCCTTGGTAAGCACCGTGGGCCAGCCTAAAGCCCAGTTGATGGCAGCCAGGGTATCGGAGATTAATCCCGATGCCAAGGTGGAGGCAAGGGTTGAGATGTTTACGGAAACCGACGTCGACCTGATCAACCCGGAGTGGGACTACGTGGTTGATGCCATTGACATGGTTTCCGCTAAGGTAGCGCTGATTGCCGGGTGTGTCGAGAAGCAGGTGCCAATTGTGGCTGCCATGGGGGCGGGCAACAAGTTGGATCCAACTCGCTTCTTGGTAGAGGACATTAGCAAGACCCACACCTGCCCCTTGGCTAAGGTTGTTCGGCAGAAGCTGCGACAGCGGGGCATTGATCATGGGGTCAAGGTAGTCTTTTCAACGGAACGGCCGCAAACCCCACACTATCCCGAGGGTCAGCCAGGGAAGCGGGTTCCCGGAAGTGTTTCCTACGTTCCTCCGGTGGCGGGAATGATTCTTGCCAGCGTAGTAGTCAATGACCTGGTGGGGGCTAGCAAGGGGTAA
- a CDS encoding AAA family ATPase, with protein MDLFASANDKAKQDAAPLAVRMRPKDFAEFEAQHHIVGEGSLLRRAIEADRLQSMILYGPPGTGKTTLAEIVAQQTKARFVSLNAVMAGVKDIKAVVTEAENELTYYGRKTILFIDEIHRFNKAQQDALLPFVEKGVVILIGATTENPMFTVNKALLSRSRIFQLHPLPQDAMKRLLHRALTDTDKGLGQYRAQVDPQALEHIIQVAGGDARSALNALELAVLTTAPGGDGNRHITLEIAEQAIQRRRVNYTKDGDEHYDVISAFIKSIRGSDPQAAIYWLARMLYAGEDPEYIGRRLLISAAEDIGLADPAALGVAVSAVQAFERLGMPEGRIPLAQATIYLALAPKSNSAYLALDAALQAVEQGTDDGVPNHLRDGSSGGMERLGLGRGYLYPHDYPNHWVDQEYLPEGLQGQCFYHPSTQGEEKKLAQVWQERRSGGERSRS; from the coding sequence CTGGATTTATTTGCAAGTGCCAATGACAAGGCCAAGCAGGATGCTGCGCCCTTAGCGGTTCGGATGCGACCCAAGGACTTCGCAGAGTTCGAGGCCCAGCATCACATCGTTGGCGAGGGCAGCCTACTGCGGCGGGCTATCGAGGCTGATCGCCTTCAGTCGATGATCCTGTATGGACCGCCGGGCACCGGTAAGACCACTCTGGCGGAAATCGTGGCCCAGCAAACCAAGGCTCGGTTTGTTAGCCTCAATGCGGTGATGGCCGGAGTTAAGGATATTAAGGCGGTGGTGACTGAGGCGGAAAATGAGCTAACCTACTATGGGCGCAAGACTATTCTCTTTATCGATGAGATCCACCGCTTCAACAAGGCCCAACAGGATGCATTGTTGCCCTTTGTGGAGAAGGGTGTGGTGATCCTCATCGGGGCGACGACGGAGAACCCGATGTTTACCGTCAACAAAGCCCTTTTGTCCCGCTCACGCATCTTTCAGCTCCATCCCCTGCCCCAGGATGCCATGAAGCGCCTGTTACACAGAGCACTTACCGACACTGACAAGGGCCTGGGCCAGTATCGGGCACAGGTTGATCCCCAAGCCCTGGAACATATCATTCAAGTGGCCGGTGGTGACGCCCGCAGTGCCCTGAACGCGCTGGAACTGGCGGTTCTTACCACCGCCCCCGGTGGCGATGGTAACAGGCATATTACACTGGAGATAGCCGAGCAGGCAATTCAGCGACGGAGGGTCAACTACACCAAGGACGGCGATGAGCATTACGATGTAATCAGTGCCTTCATTAAATCCATTCGGGGTTCCGATCCCCAGGCGGCCATCTATTGGCTGGCTCGTATGCTCTATGCCGGGGAAGACCCGGAGTATATCGGCCGGCGCCTGTTGATCTCCGCGGCGGAGGACATTGGATTGGCTGATCCCGCTGCTTTGGGGGTAGCGGTCAGCGCGGTGCAGGCCTTTGAACGGCTGGGAATGCCGGAGGGACGAATTCCCTTGGCCCAAGCCACCATTTATTTGGCCTTGGCGCCGAAGAGTAATTCTGCGTACTTGGCTTTGGATGCTGCTTTGCAAGCGGTGGAGCAGGGAACCGACGATGGTGTCCCCAATCACCTGCGGGATGGAAGTAGTGGGGGAATGGAGCGCCTGGGTTTGGGTAGGGGCTATTTGTACCCCCATGATTACCCCAATCATTGGGTGGATCAGGAGTATCTCCCTGAAGGTCTTCAAGGACAGTGTTTCTATCATCCATCAACCCAAGGGGAGGAAAAGAAGCTAGCCCAGGTGTGGCAGGAAAGAAGGTCCGGTGGTGAGAGGTCTCGATCCTAG
- a CDS encoding Rrf2 family transcriptional regulator, translating into MRISTKGEYGLRAMLDLALHYGEGPISLRTIAERQDISDHYLEQLMASLRKAGLVTSVRGAQGGYQLAKDPQQMTVGEVIRVLEGPISPMACVDEDDSEPCRQQEGCATRELWKRLRDSMTDVLDSTTLEDLKQRALAMNSGADSFMYHI; encoded by the coding sequence ATGCGTATTTCAACAAAAGGGGAGTACGGGCTCCGGGCTATGCTAGATCTGGCTTTGCACTATGGAGAAGGGCCGATTTCCCTGAGAACTATAGCCGAGCGTCAAGACATATCCGATCACTACCTGGAGCAACTGATGGCTAGTCTGCGTAAGGCTGGTTTGGTGACCAGTGTCAGGGGAGCACAGGGTGGCTATCAACTGGCCAAGGATCCGCAGCAGATGACAGTCGGTGAGGTTATTCGAGTGTTGGAAGGCCCGATTTCTCCCATGGCCTGTGTAGATGAAGATGACAGTGAACCCTGTAGGCAGCAGGAAGGCTGTGCCACCCGAGAATTATGGAAACGGCTGCGGGATTCCATGACCGATGTACTTGATTCCACAACCCTGGAGGATCTAAAGCAGAGGGCATTGGCCATGAATTCGGGGGCAGACTCTTTTATGTATCACATCTAA
- the nifS gene encoding cysteine desulfurase NifS, protein MRSEVKEAMLPYLSEHYGNPSSIYRIGREARAAVDEARETVADILGAMPKEIVFTSGGSEADNQAIFGVALANRSKGKHIITTAIEHHAVLHTVEYLEKLGYKITILPVDSDGLVDPESVRQALTDETILVSIIYGNNEIGTIQPIKEISSILKGHQAVFHTDGVQAVGHIPIDVVDLGVDMLSLSAHKFYGPKGVGALYVRRGVRFSPLIHGGAQENGHRAGTENVAGIVGLAKALELATEEMESESARLTELRDYLIEGLESQVPHMRVNGHRTRRLPGNVNVCFRYIEGESLLLNLDMNNIAASSGSACTSGSLEPSHVLLALGLPHEIAHGSLRMTLGRDTTKEEIDRVLEILPGIVDKLRKMSPLYND, encoded by the coding sequence ATGCGGTCGGAGGTAAAGGAAGCGATGTTGCCTTATCTATCGGAGCATTATGGCAATCCCTCCAGCATCTATCGAATCGGCAGAGAGGCCAGAGCCGCTGTTGACGAGGCACGGGAGACGGTGGCAGATATCTTGGGGGCCATGCCCAAGGAGATTGTGTTTACCAGTGGAGGTTCGGAAGCCGATAATCAAGCCATCTTTGGTGTTGCTCTCGCTAATCGATCCAAGGGGAAACACATTATCACCACAGCAATTGAGCATCACGCGGTCTTGCACACGGTAGAGTATCTGGAAAAGCTGGGATATAAAATCACCATCCTTCCCGTTGATTCCGACGGGTTAGTGGATCCCGAGTCGGTGCGTCAGGCCCTGACCGATGAGACCATCCTCGTTTCCATCATTTACGGCAACAATGAAATCGGGACCATTCAACCGATTAAGGAGATCTCCAGTATACTTAAGGGCCACCAAGCGGTGTTTCATACCGATGGGGTGCAAGCTGTGGGGCACATTCCCATTGATGTGGTGGATCTAGGAGTCGACATGTTGTCCTTGTCGGCCCACAAGTTCTATGGGCCCAAGGGCGTAGGGGCACTGTATGTTCGACGGGGAGTGAGATTTTCACCGTTGATTCATGGTGGGGCCCAGGAAAATGGCCATCGTGCCGGGACGGAAAATGTGGCAGGGATCGTAGGCCTGGCCAAGGCCTTGGAGTTGGCGACGGAGGAGATGGAGTCAGAGAGTGCTCGCCTCACGGAATTACGGGACTATCTGATCGAGGGTCTGGAGTCTCAGGTGCCCCATATGCGAGTTAACGGGCATCGTACTCGGCGGCTACCGGGCAACGTCAATGTCTGTTTTCGGTACATTGAAGGGGAGTCTTTGCTGCTGAATCTGGATATGAACAACATCGCGGCGTCCAGTGGTTCTGCTTGCACCTCCGGTTCCTTGGAGCCTTCCCATGTGCTGTTGGCCTTGGGGCTTCCCCACGAAATTGCCCATGGTTCATTGCGGATGACCCTGGGTAGGGATACGACCAAGGAAGAAATCGACCGCGTGCTAGAGATTCTGCCCGGAATAGTTGATAAACTGAGGAAAATGTCGCCGCTGTACAACGATTAG
- the nifU gene encoding Fe-S cluster assembly scaffold protein NifU gives MYSDKVMDHFNNPRNVGEIPDADGIGEVGNATCGDIMKIWIKVDDQDRIIDCKFKTFGCGAAIATSSMVTEMAIGKTLDEAWQVTNKAVADALDGLPPVKMHCSNLAADALRKAIEDLRSKREAKASVEG, from the coding sequence ATGTATTCGGACAAGGTGATGGACCACTTCAACAACCCTCGTAATGTCGGCGAAATTCCGGATGCCGACGGGATTGGTGAAGTAGGCAATGCTACCTGTGGGGACATTATGAAAATCTGGATTAAGGTTGATGATCAGGATCGCATCATAGATTGTAAGTTCAAGACCTTTGGCTGTGGCGCCGCCATTGCTACCAGCAGCATGGTGACGGAGATGGCCATCGGTAAGACCTTGGATGAGGCTTGGCAGGTAACCAACAAGGCTGTGGCCGATGCCCTCGATGGGTTGCCTCCAGTCAAGATGCACTGCTCCAATTTGGCTGCCGATGCATTGCGCAAAGCCATCGAGGATCTGAGAAGTAAGCGGGAAGCTAAGGCTTCGGTGGAAGGATAA
- a CDS encoding AI-2E family transporter, with amino-acid sequence MGLKPRQWRQLTVISLVVAGTIFLYLVRGILFPFWLALIFAYITNPAVKKLEERQVPRSVAIILVYVISIAVLAVLASRVVPRLVEEMEQIVVVLPRYMKELSQLVNSLLATLERFRLPIAFTEAVLESASRFQGYIEGFVQRLVDVLLGMFSRLFTLFLVPILAFYILRDLETFKAGAWRLVPLGYQGEVRQLIQDINRVLDGFIRGQIVVSAVVGLLIAICLGLLKVRFALLLGLVAGIFNLIPYLGPLLGGIPATIFALLDSEWKAVWTIVIFTVINNVEGSIIAPRIIGDSVGLHPLTMIFVVLAGGHLFGVGGMLLAVPVAAVLKTGISFVLRQVL; translated from the coding sequence ATGGGTCTCAAGCCCCGACAATGGCGGCAACTCACAGTGATTAGTCTGGTGGTGGCGGGAACAATTTTCCTCTATCTGGTGAGGGGAATTTTGTTCCCTTTTTGGCTTGCTCTGATTTTTGCCTATATTACTAATCCGGCGGTGAAGAAACTAGAGGAGCGGCAGGTTCCTCGTTCCGTTGCCATCATCCTGGTGTACGTCATATCGATAGCAGTATTGGCAGTTCTAGCCTCAAGGGTTGTACCTAGATTGGTTGAGGAAATGGAACAGATTGTCGTTGTTCTGCCCCGGTACATGAAGGAGCTGTCGCAGTTGGTTAACAGCCTGCTGGCGACTTTGGAACGATTTCGTCTGCCGATAGCTTTCACCGAGGCGGTGCTGGAAAGCGCCAGTCGGTTTCAAGGGTATATTGAGGGGTTTGTGCAGCGGTTGGTAGACGTTCTCTTGGGGATGTTTTCTCGCCTGTTTACTCTATTCCTAGTTCCCATTTTGGCCTTCTATATCCTTCGGGATCTGGAGACCTTCAAGGCCGGTGCCTGGCGGTTGGTTCCCTTGGGATATCAGGGCGAGGTTCGCCAGTTGATCCAGGATATCAATCGGGTCCTGGATGGATTTATTCGGGGGCAGATTGTGGTCTCTGCTGTTGTTGGGCTGTTGATCGCCATTTGCCTGGGTCTTCTGAAGGTAAGGTTTGCCTTGCTCTTGGGACTAGTTGCCGGGATCTTTAATCTGATCCCCTATCTCGGGCCTTTGCTAGGGGGAATACCAGCAACGATCTTTGCGTTGTTGGATTCGGAATGGAAGGCAGTTTGGACGATAGTGATTTTCACCGTCATCAACAACGTGGAGGGAAGCATCATCGCCCCGAGGATCATCGGGGATAGCGTGGGTTTACATCCCTTGACAATGATCTTCGTGGTATTAGCGGGGGGTCATTTGTTTGGGGTGGGGGGAATGTTGCTGGCGGTGCCGGTGGCGGCGGTACTCAAAACAGGCATTAGTTTCGTATTGCGCCAGGTGCTGTAG